A window from Athalia rosae chromosome 5, iyAthRosa1.1, whole genome shotgun sequence encodes these proteins:
- the LOC125500941 gene encoding uncharacterized protein LOC125500941: MFVDLIDDRNIGCSLTSSSSACEVRRTKLVESLVIATDSDCLIKFSIYRKTDVLIDAMQGDQVRRIREAITKTNAERSNTTTRISQKDAFPPGTPQTWGSFPILLGYKTCNKIRERKTFQDGGLPLILFVITSCR, encoded by the exons CTTGATCGATGATCGAAATATCGGGTGTTCACTCACCAGCTCGTCGTCCGCTTGTGAGGTTAGAAGGACAAAGCTCGTCGAATCATTGGTAATCGCTACCGACAGTGATTgccttataaaattttcaatatatcgTAAAACAGATGTATTGATTGATGCTATGCAAGGTGATCAAGTTCGTCGAATTCGCGAAGCAATCAC GAAAACAAACGCCGAACGATCCAACACTACTACCCGGATTTCACAAAAGGATGCTTTCCCTCCTGGCACGCCACAAACTTGGGGTTCCTTTCCAATCCTACTCGGCTATAAAACCTGTAACAAAATCAGAGAGAGGAAAACTTTCCAAGATGGAGGTCTCCCGCTGATACTGTTCGTCATTACAAGTTGCAG GTGA